In Zingiber officinale cultivar Zhangliang chromosome 6A, Zo_v1.1, whole genome shotgun sequence, a single genomic region encodes these proteins:
- the LOC121995435 gene encoding fasciclin-like arabinogalactan protein 3, which produces MASNAGVLALLLLSAAAVGALAFDVKEILSPEPDFSTFTKYLTDTKVADDINSRKTITVLVLDNTAVAPLAGLSAAQLKDVLSVHVLLDYYDPDTLDRDFKNKTALITTLFQTTGRAADNNGFLNYAEKADQSMYFGSAAAGAPQDSELMKVIGARPYDLSVIQISKAIIPPGIAGGSTAAPAGGSATTSPATASPKSSGDKTTSPAVEAPKDGASNATSASPKSDPPAGSASSPAKEPVSDASSPSEDTPDDGTASAPASSDSAVAPGPASGKKASSAERTVAGAAIGLAMALALVGGL; this is translated from the coding sequence ATGGCCTCCAACGCCGGCGTCCTGGCCTTGCTTCTCCTCTCCGCCGCCGCCGTCGGTGCGCTTGCCTTCGACGTGAAGGAGATCCTCTCGCCGGAGCCCGACTTCTCCACCTTCACCAAGTACCTCACCGACACCAAGGTGGCCGACGACATCAACAGCCGCAAGACCATCACCGTCCTCGTGCTCGACAACACCGCCGTCGCGCCGCTCGCCGGCCTCTCCGCCGCCCAGCTCAAGGACGTCCTCTCCGTCCACGTCCTCCTCGACTACTACGACCCCGACACCCTCGACCGCGACTTCAAGAACAAGACCGCGCTCATCACCACCCTCTTCCAGACCACCGGCCGCGCCGCCGACAACAACGGCTTCCTGAACTACGCCGAGAAGGCCGACCAAAGCATGTACTTCGGCTCCGCCGCCGCCGGCGCCCCCCAGGACTCTGAGCTCATGAAGGTCATCGGCGCGCGGCCGTATGATCTGTCGGTCATCCAGATCAGCAAGGCCATCATTCCGCCTGGCATCGCCGGCGGAAGCACCGCCGCACCCGCCGGTGGAAGCGCCACCACCTCCCCGGCCACAGCGTCTCCCAAGTCCTCCGGCGACAAAACCACCTCCCCAGCCGTAGAGGCTCCCAAGGACGGCGCTAGCAATGCCACCTCTGCTTCTCCCAAGTCCGACCCTCCGGCAGGAAGCGCCTCCTCGCCCGCCAAGGAACCAGTTTCAGATGCCAGCTCTCCCTCAGAAGATACTCCAGACGACGGCACTGCCTCCGCTCCCGCTTCCAGCGACTCTGCAGTAGCGCCGGGCCCTGCCAGCGGGAAGAAAGCCAGCTCGGCGGAGAGGACGGTGGCTGGGGCCGCTATTGGGCTCGCCATGGCCTTGGCACTTGTTGGTGGGCTTTAA